In Haliotis asinina isolate JCU_RB_2024 chromosome 16, JCU_Hal_asi_v2, whole genome shotgun sequence, the following are encoded in one genomic region:
- the LOC137267935 gene encoding uncharacterized transporter slc-17.2-like: MASKQENGIRDVTQENGTQGHAKTSKRTPLSFRKKVSSWRWMTAMIVWFGFITSTLMRNSFNMALVCMTGSTPRPREGENVTHRSMFTTNITSNTSTEPIPPLGEFDWDEATQGIILSSVLYFGFLAPGASGFISKKFGAKKVVGISMTISSVLNLLTPFGARGHMYLLIGMRVIIGCFSGTIQPSSQELWGHWAPDQEKVQIVSWALSGVNIGSLVSSLISGFLCTIPIDNGWPFVFYVFGGISLVWCLVWWLVVYDTPDEHKWISDSEKKYIKENIRTVPDKSTFIPYKSLVTSVPLWAFICIQTVHMWCATIFFTYLPKYMRDVLRFPIEQNAIVSSVPFASRFIGVIFWGFVSDKMSERNISTTVNRKTVQSVGFLSCALITVGIGYIGEDKKIAGVILFVVTMFFQSCTFAASSIVPLDMAPRLASVITGMFVGVGAFVSIFAPITVSSMTPDGTLEQWRSVFFMIIGCYIVGVIVFDVFGSAELQPWGKSLAVDIIKPPEGVPDKGNPDGTTKESVGQENKKGPTRILIERQVSIISTHSLRSMHSNASAILAPAVVKSSYFLEDNNDEDDDAFVNDVKHKITDIKDGSVNYGFTDYVNTEEETTHL; the protein is encoded by the exons ATGGCTTCCAAGCAAGAGAATGGGATTCGGGACGTGACACAGGAAA ACGGCACACAAGGCCATGCCAAAACCTCCAAACGGACTCCTCTGTCCTTCCGCAAGAAAGTGTCGTCCTGGCGATGGATGACAGCcatgattgtctggttcggGTTTATTACCAGCACCCTTATGCGTAACTCATTCAACATGGCGCTGGTGTGTATGACAGGAAGTACACCCCGACCCCGAGAGGGAGAGAACGTAACCCATCGGTCAATGTTCACCACGAACATTACATCAAACACATCAACTGAACCG ATCCCACCCCTAGGTGAGTTCGACTGGGATGAAGCCACCCAGGGTATCATTCTCTCATCCGTCCTGTACTTCGGTTTCTTGGCTCCCGGCGCCAGTGGCTTCATTTCCAAGAAATTCGGCGCCAAGAAAGTTGTGGGAATCAGCATGACTATCAGTTCGGTGTTGAACCTTCTCACCCCCTTCGGTGCCCGTGGTCACATGTACCTGCTCATTGGCATGAGAGTGATCATTGGCTGTTTTTCG GGAACGATTCAACCGTCTTCCCAGGAGCTTTGGGGGCACTGGGCCCCAGACCAGGAGAAGGTGCAGATCGTGTCCTGGGCGTTGTCCG GCGTCAACATAGGGAGTCTAGTGTCCTCCCTTATTTCCGGGTTCCTCTGCACTATCCCTATTGACAATGGCTGGCCTTTCGTCTTCTATGTGTTCG GAGGTATCAGCTTGGTGTGGTGCTTGGTGTGGTGGCTGGTGGTCTACGACACTCCTGACGAGCACAAGTGGATTTCGGACTCAGAAAAAAAGTATATCAAAGAGAATATCAGAACTGTGCCCGATAAG AGTACATTCATCCCGTATAAAAGCCTCGTGACATCAGTTCCACTGTGGGCGTTCATCTGTATCCAGACAGTGCATATGTGGTGTGCAACCATCTTCTTCACGTACCTCCCCAAATACATGAGAGATGTCCTCCGGTTTCCCATAGAACAG AATGCCATCGTGTCCTCAGTTCCCTTCGCCTCGAGGTTTATTGGGGTCATCTTCTGGGGTTTCGTGTCTGACAAGATGTCCGAACGGAATATAAGCACAACGGTCAACAGGAAAACCGTCCAATCAGTTG GATTTCTATCGTGTGCTTTGATCACCGTGGGCATTGGTTACATCGGCGAAGATAAGAAAATAGCAGGCGTGATCCTGTTTGTTGTCACTATGTTCTTCCAGTCTTGTACCTTTGCCGCATCCTCCATTGTCCCACTTGATATGGCACCCAG ATTGGCCAGCGTTATAACGGGTATGTTTGTCGGGGTGGGAGCCTTTGTGTCGATCTTTGCTCCCATAACTGTCTCCAGTATGACTCCTGAT GGGACTCTGGAACAGTGGCGATCGGTGTTTTTCATGATAATTGGGTGCTACATTGTCGGAGTGATAGTATTTGACGTATTTGGAAGTGCTGAGCTGCAACCCTGGGGGAAAAGTCTTGCTGTTGACATAATAAAGCCACCAGAGGGCGTACCAGACAAAGGGAACCCGGATGGCACGACAAAGGAAAGCGTCGGTCAAGAAAACAAAAAAGGGCCGACGAGAATTCTCATTGAGCGACAAGTTAGCATCATTTCTACCCATTCTTTGAGAAGCATGCATTCCAACGCCTCTGCTATTCTTGCTCCTGCTGTTGTGAAGTCGTCGTATTTCCTggaagataacaatgatgaagACGATGACGCCTTTGTCAATGATGTTAAACACAAAATCACAGACATCAAGGACGGGAGTGTTAATTACGGGTTTACTGATTACGTCAACACTGAGGAGGAGACAACCCATCTTTAA